From a single Brassica rapa cultivar Chiifu-401-42 chromosome A01, CAAS_Brap_v3.01, whole genome shotgun sequence genomic region:
- the LOC117126744 gene encoding uncharacterized protein LOC117126744 translates to MGRSHMMRPTNVSGETNCSKLCPTGSSTRSGLYCTVDASWKSPADKAGIGWSLYSKEGILRLQGSSAIEATTSPLVAEAMAILLAVQQLNCTGYNNVAVLGDSLQLFKCLNHTETDVGKRDAIFNEATPIVADILALSHLNRFCFQWVPRNVVQYADHLANRARCSMQEYIVTWLQT, encoded by the coding sequence ATGGGAAGAAGCCATATGATGCGACCCACCAACGTATCAGGAGAGACAAATTGTTCCAAGCTCTGTCCCACAGGTTCTTCCACAAGGAGTGGACTTTACTGCACTGTAGACGCCTCTTGGAAGTCACCAGCGGATAAAGCTGGAATAGGATGGTCCTTATACAGCAAAGAAGGCATTCTTAGACTCCAAGGAAGCTCTGCAATTGAAGCTACTACATCTCCACTGGTAGCTGAAGCAATGGCGATACTATTAGCTGTTCAGCAGCTGAACTGCACGGGGTACAATAACGTCGCAGTTCTAGGTGACTCTCTGCAGCTGTTTAAGTGTCTCAATCATACGGAAACTGATGTTGGCAAAAGGGACGCCATCTTCAATGAGGCAACACCTATTGTGGCAGACATCTTAGCTCTTTCACACTTGAATAGATTTTGTTTCCAATGGGTACCTAGGAATGTAGTTCAATATGCTGATCATTTAGCTAATAGAGCTAGGTGTAGTATGCAAGAATACATTGTAACCTGGCTCCAAACATAA
- the LOC103845219 gene encoding uncharacterized protein LOC103845219, giving the protein MQSSDENMDPSEGVYQHIDSTKEIWKALQDMTLGSDRDRWSIHEHAREVFQKDHRTCLVAMGLNPYHQNPAGLKVALPRAWQLTGKVESQINNNGTVNFYFESEHHILMVMEKAPYTYRGWLVALDIWSNRSNPDFLRTIPFKVKILNLPNMYRRPEIVWSIGSKLGHVKEVLIIEPTVNRAAEVSVKIDFDVDHQIILTKKVEIFTNTPPADLSFRYTGLQKFCIICGSLRHEFEACEGATLLTQRQMRLLDTGTNPYVTAEERSTAIQQYLASRKEGETSRNTAATQTMEEEATVGFITPAGTGVMSSAPTSSTVLPAPADLTDDQGTKRKATEEADEERERAPKRIVLNQPELEENHGLVVLHKPPPQP; this is encoded by the coding sequence ATGCAATCAAGTGATGAAAATATGGATCCAAGTGAAGGAGTGTACCAGCATATCGATTCTACAAAAGAGATCTGGAAAGCACTCCAAGATATGACTTTGGGATCTGACAGGGATCGGTGGTCCATCCATGAACATGCTCGAGAAGTCTTCCAAAAGGATCATCGAACCTGTCTGGTGGCTATGGGGCTTAATCCATATCATCAGAATCCTGCAGGGCTTAAGGTTGCTCTACCTAGAGCTTGGCAGCTAACGGGAAAGGTTGAGAGCCAGATCAACAATAACGGAACGGTGAATTTCTACTTCGAAAGCGAGCACCATATATTGATGGTTATGGAGAAGGCACCATATACTTATCGTGGTTGGTTAGTCGCTTTGGATATATGGAGTAATCGAAGCAATCCCGACTTCCTACGCACTATACCTTTCAAGGTTAAGATACTTAATCTTCCTAATATGTATCGAAGGCCAGAGATAGTTTGGAGCATAGGATCCAAGTTGGGACATGTCAAAGAAGTATTGATCATAGAACCAACCGTGAATAGAGCAGCAGAAGTTTCAGTGAAGATTGATTTTGATGTTGATCACCAGATCATTTTAACGAAGAAAGTTGAAATCTTCACCAATACTCCACCTGCTGATCTGAGCTTTAGATACACCGGTCTCCAGAAGTTCTGCATCATTTGTGGGAGTCTGAGGCATGAATTTGAAGCATGTGAAGGCGCGACTCTGCTCACTCAGAGACAGATGAGGCTATTGGATACCGGTACAAATCCATATGTGACTGCAGAGGAACGCAGTACAGCAATACAACAGTATTTGGCTAGCAGGAAAGAAGGTGAAACATCAAGAAACACAGCAGCAACTCAAACTATGGAAGAAGAAGCAACAGTGGGCTTCATAACACCAGCTGGAACAGGAGTGATGTCGTCTGCCCCTACAAGTTCAACCGTTTTACCAGCTCCAGCTGACCTAACAGACGACCAAGGAACTAAAAGGAAAGCAACTGAAGAAGCTGATGAGGAGCGTGAAAGAGCTCCAAAGAGGATTGTGTTGAATCAACCTGAACTTGAAGAAAATCATGGTTTGGTGGTTCTCCACAAACCACCACCTCAACCATGA